One part of the Streptomyces sp. TLI_235 genome encodes these proteins:
- a CDS encoding NACHT domain-containing protein, whose protein sequence is MAETLGALVRQLRKQAGLTQFQLAERAGLGESTVRRIETDRPFDHRLGTINRIADALDAGPEDRRRLSALGGGTGPAAPEAPTPRPEPLPPPRDHGPLADAAEELARESRQRWRREEAQHRVHHPFALPVRWQQVPAGVADQSANALLLAPGEARAEPDLSGDLRRVAEIYQRIPSGRLVVLGRAGSGKSILAVRFALDLLDARTRNERVPVIFSLGAWDPTAVTLRDWLIGRLLRDYPHLARRVPSGKSLAADLLDDDLVLPVLDGFDELAEGLRAPALEALNLTRLRLVLTSRHAEFTAAVRKAHAPLAAAVVLELRDLDLDDLRGYLPRTDQPFPGPADTDGQGATWEAVLDPARTAESAGRANLAAALRTPLMIALARTMYSDHPERRPGELLDTARFPGPEAIEEHLLAGFVPAVYRPRPTEQLDTAHRRPGSWDAERAERWLGHLADHLTRLGRERQDLTWWEVGTGMSRLSRTVIIAVLAGVAFGVTTAIGNLPVDLVATAHSFRFAVVRGLLVGVLHGLAAGTLFGLVYWHASARTALRPSPVRMRLSTGTPMTRRNARTRFLIGLCGGAAGMALLVLVDEGLVAPIGLADGQGAGAAAGLLFIPPIALATGLVFGLIALFEAPVRTESVVSPADLLHIDRRNVAYHLLTWALVLGIGVGLLNGIVYGPLRGFEVGLVFGLEAAFGAGLGYGLSLTAWGQWVALARIWLPLTGQLPWALIAFLDDAHQRGVLRQVGAVYQFRHAWIQSHLSRSHQQRHGRRQRRRDYPTEGAR, encoded by the coding sequence TCGCGGACGCGCTCGACGCCGGCCCCGAGGACCGCCGGCGGCTGAGCGCCCTCGGCGGCGGCACCGGCCCGGCCGCGCCGGAAGCCCCAACGCCCCGGCCGGAACCACTGCCACCGCCCCGTGACCATGGCCCGCTCGCCGACGCCGCAGAGGAGTTGGCCCGCGAGAGCCGGCAGCGCTGGCGCCGCGAGGAGGCCCAGCACCGGGTGCACCACCCGTTCGCGCTGCCGGTGCGCTGGCAGCAGGTGCCGGCGGGGGTGGCCGACCAGTCGGCGAACGCCCTCCTGCTGGCCCCCGGTGAGGCCCGTGCCGAACCGGACCTCAGTGGCGACCTGCGGCGGGTCGCCGAGATCTACCAGCGCATACCATCCGGCCGGCTGGTGGTCCTCGGCCGGGCCGGATCGGGCAAGTCGATCTTGGCGGTCCGGTTCGCCCTCGACCTGCTGGACGCCCGCACCCGCAACGAACGGGTACCGGTGATCTTCAGCCTCGGTGCCTGGGACCCGACCGCCGTGACCCTGCGCGACTGGCTGATCGGCCGGCTGCTGCGCGACTACCCGCACCTGGCCCGCCGGGTCCCCAGCGGTAAGTCGCTGGCCGCGGACCTGCTCGACGACGACCTCGTTCTTCCCGTCCTCGACGGATTCGACGAACTCGCCGAAGGCCTGCGCGCCCCGGCCCTCGAAGCACTCAACCTCACCCGGCTGCGGCTCGTCCTGACCAGCCGGCACGCCGAGTTCACCGCCGCCGTCCGGAAGGCCCACGCCCCACTGGCCGCCGCCGTCGTCCTGGAACTGCGCGACCTCGACCTCGACGACCTGCGCGGCTACCTGCCCCGGACCGACCAGCCCTTCCCCGGGCCCGCCGACACCGACGGGCAGGGCGCGACCTGGGAGGCCGTCCTCGACCCCGCCCGGACGGCGGAGAGCGCCGGCCGCGCCAACCTCGCGGCCGCGCTGCGCACCCCGCTGATGATCGCCCTCGCCCGCACCATGTACAGCGACCACCCCGAACGGCGGCCGGGCGAACTCCTGGACACCGCCCGCTTCCCCGGCCCCGAGGCGATCGAGGAGCACCTGCTGGCGGGGTTCGTCCCCGCCGTCTACCGCCCCCGTCCCACCGAACAGCTCGACACCGCCCACCGCCGGCCCGGATCGTGGGACGCGGAACGCGCCGAACGCTGGCTCGGACACCTCGCCGACCACCTGACCCGGCTCGGCCGCGAACGGCAGGACCTCACCTGGTGGGAGGTCGGCACCGGCATGAGCCGCCTCTCGCGCACCGTGATCATCGCCGTGCTGGCCGGCGTCGCCTTCGGCGTCACCACCGCGATCGGCAACCTCCCCGTCGACCTGGTCGCCACCGCGCACAGCTTCCGGTTCGCCGTCGTCCGCGGCCTGCTGGTCGGCGTCCTGCACGGCCTCGCCGCCGGCACGCTCTTCGGGCTCGTCTACTGGCACGCCTCCGCCCGCACCGCCCTCAGACCCTCGCCGGTCCGCATGCGGCTCAGCACCGGCACCCCGATGACCCGCCGCAACGCCCGCACCCGGTTCCTGATCGGCCTGTGCGGTGGAGCAGCCGGAATGGCGCTGCTTGTCCTGGTCGACGAAGGCCTGGTCGCCCCGATCGGACTCGCCGACGGACAGGGCGCCGGCGCCGCCGCCGGGCTGCTGTTCATTCCGCCGATCGCCCTCGCGACCGGGCTGGTCTTCGGCCTGATCGCCCTGTTCGAGGCCCCGGTCCGCACCGAATCCGTCGTCAGCCCCGCCGACCTGCTGCACATCGACCGCCGCAACGTCGCCTACCACCTGCTCACCTGGGCGCTCGTCCTCGGTATCGGCGTCGGCCTGCTCAACGGCATCGTGTACGGGCCGCTGCGCGGCTTCGAGGTCGGCCTCGTGTTCGGACTGGAGGCCGCGTTCGGCGCCGGGCTCGGCTACGGACTCAGCCTGACCGCCTGGGGCCAGTGGGTGGCACTGGCCCGCATCTGGCTGCCGCTCACGGGGCAACTGCCCTGGGCGCTGATCGCCTTCCTGGACGACGCCCACCAGCGCGGCGTGCTCCGCCAGGTCGGCGCGGTCTACCAGTTCCGCCACGCCTGGATCCAGAGCCACCTGAGCCGCAGCCACCAGCAGCGCCACGGCCGCCGACAGCGCCGGCGCGACTACCCGACGGAAGGGGCACGATGA